A window of the Acidobacteriota bacterium genome harbors these coding sequences:
- a CDS encoding DNA methyltransferase, which translates to RYMAGEDFAVTAGWGHFGAGDAVMPGRGHIVERPYRPEERAALAEHLAVLGETTCDVYLNGEAYWRNLPSAVWDYRLGGYQVLKKWLSYRENEILGRSLRSEEVQHFADTARRIAALLLVSSSSLP; encoded by the coding sequence ACGCTACATGGCGGGCGAGGACTTCGCCGTGACCGCGGGCTGGGGCCACTTCGGAGCGGGCGATGCCGTGATGCCCGGCAGAGGCCACATCGTCGAGCGTCCCTATCGACCTGAGGAGCGCGCAGCGTTGGCAGAACACCTTGCCGTCCTTGGTGAGACCACCTGCGATGTCTACCTGAATGGGGAGGCGTACTGGCGCAACCTACCCTCCGCCGTCTGGGACTACCGGCTTGGCGGCTACCAAGTGCTCAAGAAGTGGTTGTCCTACCGGGAGAACGAGATTCTGGGCAGGAGTCTTCGTTCCGAGGAAGTTCAGCACTTCGCCGACACCGCACGACGAATCGCCGCATTG